The following DNA comes from Candidatus Moraniibacteriota bacterium.
TCGAATTTGTTGATATTGCGGGACTGGTGCGTGGAGCTTCGGAAGGAGAAGGGCTAGGAAACAAATTTTTGGCCTACATCCGGGAAGTAGATGCTATCATCCAGGTAGTGCGCGCTTTTTCTAATCCTAAAATTACCCATGTTTATAATAAAATTGATCCCAAGAGCGATATTGAAACGGTGAATACCGAGCTTATCCTGGCCGATCTTGAAACGGTGGAAAAAACTATATTAAGGCTTGAAAAAGATATAAAAGGAGGCAGAAAAAATGCGGCAGCGCAGCTAGAAATAGTCAAAAAAATCAAAAAAAATCTGGAAGGAGGAAAAATAGCCAGAAGCTCTGAAATTAATTTCGATGATGAAAACGTAAAAGCAATAATCCGGGAAATATCGCTGCTTACAATGAAACCGTTCATTTATGTTTATAATGTATCAGATGCTGGAAGTGATAATTTGGAAGTGGGAGATGAGAAAGACAATGCCATAAAACTAGATGTAAAAATCGAGGAAGAATTGGGGGAAATGCCTGTAGAGGCAGCTCGCGAGCTGTCTTCACAAGGAATAAAATCCAACCTTAATCAGCTGGTCATTAAAGCTTATGAAATTTTAGGTTTAATAACTTTTTTAACCACCGGCGAAGATGAAACCCGGGCTTGGACTATCAAGAAAAGTTCAACCGCTCCCGAAGCCGGCGCGGCCATCCACACTGATTTCAAAGATAAATTTATCAGGGCTGATATTATTAACTGGCAAAAACTGCTCGAAGCCGGCTCATGGTCAAAAGCGCGCGAACTTGGGTGGTTACGAACGGAAGGAAAGGAATATGTGGTGCAGGACGGTGATGTGATAGAATTTAAGATTTAGTATTGACATCAGCAACTAATTTTTTATACAATATATTAGCAGTCAAACACATTAATTGCTAATTAATAGCTACGAAATACGAATCACATACGAATATAACTAATGAAATAAGAATACATATTATTATATTCGTAAGAAATTCGTAATCAGTAGACATTTAGAAATATGTCCAAACAGATCAAATATTCCACCGCGGCCCGAAAAAAAATCAAAGCCGGCGTTGACAAAGTAGCCGACACTGTAAAAGTAACACTTGGCCCCAAGGGGCGCAATGTCATTTTGGATAAAGGGTTCGGAACTCCGACTATTACTAACGACGGCGTGACCATCGCCAAGGAAATCGAACTGGAAGACAAGTTTGAAAATATAGGCGCGGAACTCGTGAAAGAAGTGGCGGAAAAGACCAATGAAGCGGCTGGCGACGGAACGACTACTGCGGCTATTATTACTCAAGCGTTGGCGCAAGAAGGGCTGAAATTCGTGGAGACGGGGATCAGTCCGATTGGGATCCGACAGGGAATGGAAGCGGCCAAGAACGAAGTAATTAAAATCCTCAAGAAGAATTCCAAAAAAATAAGTTCCAAGGAAGAAACATCCCAGGTGGCTACTATCGCGGCTGAATCGAAAGAAATGGGAGAAATGATTGCCGGCGTGATGGAAGAAGTGGGCAAAGATGGGGTAATTACCGTTGAAGAATCCCAAACCTTTGGGCTTTCTAAGGAGATTGTCGAGGGAATGAATTTTGACAAGGGATACATTTCTCCCTATATGATTACCGATATTGAATCCCAGACCGCTGTTATCAAGGACCCTTATATTTTAATCACTGACAAAAAAATTTCTTCTATCGCCGAGATTCTTCCTATCCTGGAAAAAATAACCCGCGGAGGGAAAAAAGAGTTGGCAATTATCGCCGAAGAAGTTGAAGGAGAAGCGCTGGCAACCATCGTGGTTAACAAACTGCGCGGCGTGTTAAGCGTGCTGGCGGTAAAAGCCCCTGAATTTGGAGACAACCGCAAAGCAATGCTGGAAGACATCGCTGTTCTTACCAGCGGGCAAGTAGTGAGTGAAGAAAAAGGAATGAAATTGGAAAACGTGGAATTGGAAATGCTGGGGCAAGCCCAAAAGATTCTTGCTACCAAAGATGACACGACTATCATTGGCGGGAAGGGGAAGAAAAAAGATATTGAAGCGCGGATTGAACAAATTAAGCTCCAGATTGAAAAGTCCGACAGCGACTACGACAAGGAAAAACTCCAAAAGAGAATGGCCAAGCTCTCCGGCGGAGTGGCTGTCATCCGAGTAGGAGCCGCTACGGAAACGGAACTTACCTATATGAAGCATAAAATGAAAGATGCGTTGGCAGCGACTAAAGCGGCAGTATCCGAGGGAATTGTGGCTGGCGGTGGAACGGCTCTGGCTAAAGCGGTGTATTTGCTTTCCGATAAGGTCAAGCAATTTGAAAACCATGATTTTAGAGCTGGTTATCAGACGCTTCTCCAGGCGCTCTATGAGCCGTTAAAGCAGATTGTTTCAAACACTGGCAAAAAGGATCCAGCAGTGGTGCTCAATAAGATTGTGGAGAATAAAAGTATAAATTACGGATATAATGCTGATAAAGATATATTTGAAACCGATATGATTAAATCGGGCATTATTGATCCTCTGAAAGTAACGCGAACTGCTTTGGAAAATGCGGTATCTGTCGCTGCGATGCTCTTAACCACGGAAGCGGCTATTACCGACAAGCCGGAGAAAAAAGAGCACGGTTATGAGGCAGCTATGCCCAATATGGAAGGAATGATATAATCTAAACGGCTCATTGCCGACTTTTTAAAAGAGAAAGCCCGATTGCAGGATCGGGCTTTTTAAAATTTGGTTTTGTGGTATAATTTAAGATGTTAAGAAGAAAATCTAGAATAGGGAAAATGAAAAAGGAATTGGCGAATATTTTTGGCGATTTGAACATTAAAAAACAGGCGGAAGATCTAGGCGTAAGCGTCTGGGAAACCCCCAGTTTTCTGTTTATTCTGATGGGAATGATCATTATGGTGGTAATGGCGGTGATTTATTTTATTTCCCGGCATTACGAATCACCCGAACTTCTGATAGTTAGCGAATCGTTGGTGGTAATTTTTATCTTTACCGTCGGCAATGTCATTATTCGGGGTGTGGAAAACGTGGCCAGGATAAATAAAATGAAGTCGGAGTTCGTTTCCATTGCTTCACACCAACTGAAAACTCCTCTGACGCAATTGAATTGGGAAATTGAACTGCTGCTTTCCCGCTATGCCGAAGGGCTAACAAAAAAGCAGTTAGATATTATAAAAGACGTTTCTCACTCGCATTTAAGGATGGCCAAATTAACCAATGACCTTCTGGATGTAGCCAGAATTGATCAGGGAAAAATGGTCCTTCTGGAAGAAAAATTTGATTTACTAAAATTAGTTGAAGACGTGATTCAAAGCGAAAAAAATCTGGCCGAGGAGCATAATGTAAAAGTCAAAGTGAATATTCCAGCGGCGCTTCCGGAAATTAAAGGAGACAAAAGAAGGACTGGAGTAGTTGTTGATAATTTGCTTTCCAACGCCATTAAGTATACTGATCGCCAAGGAGAAGTAGAAGTATCAGTAGAACGAAAAGACGCCACCGTTACCGCCTGTATCAAAGATAACGGCGTAGGGATTCCCAAGTATCAGCAGGATCAAGTTTTCCAGAAATTTTTCCGTAGTGATAACGCCGCACGTTATCAGGAAGAAGGAACCGGACTGGGATTATACATTGCCAAAAACATTATAGAACAGTCGGGAGGCAAATTGTGGTTTCAATCAGAGGAAAATATCGGATCGACTTTTTGTCTTTCTCTTCCACTGGAGCCGACGAAGGCAAAGGGTAAATTTAAAATATAATAAATAAATTCCAAGCGGCGTGCCGGGAAAGAGCAGCGAAACAGAATCCAAAAAGATTTTCGCCAGCCGGCGCGTTGAGAGGAATAATTCCAACTTTATGAAAACCAAAAAAATATTAATCGTTGAAGATGATTCCATTCTTCAAAAAACACTCCAGGAGTTTTTGTCCACCGAAGGATTCGAAACAACTAGCGCTTCCGATGGAGAAAAGGCAGTGGAATTAGCGCGGTCGGGAAAGCCCGATCTCATTCTTCTGGATATCATTCTTCCCAAAAAAGACGGCTATGAAGTGATTAAGGATCTGAAAAGCGACCAGGGAACACGGTCAATTCCTATCATCCTCCTTACTAATTTAGGAAGCATGCACGATGTGGAAAAAGCCCTCAATCTGGGAGCGACAACTTATTTAGTGAAAGCTGATTACAAACTGGAAGAAGTGGTGGCTAAAATAAAAGAGGTCTTAAGTATTAATTAGTGTTACTTCTTGGTAAAACAAAAATAAATCATGCGAATTGAAAACAAACAACTCAAAGAGTTTTTGCTTGACGCCAATACCATAGACAAAGAAAAAGTAAACCAAGCGTTTACCGAAGCCACTCAAGCCCGCCAGTCTCTAGGGGATATTCTTTTGAAGAAAGGGCTGATCAGTGAGGTGGACTTGAGAAAACTTTATGCCTACATTCTCGGTATCCCCTTTGTGGACCTGACTAAGGAAGTTATTTCATCGGATATTCTTCAGATCATTCCCGAGCCGATTGCCCGCAAATACAACATTATTGCTTTTGAAAAGAGCGGACGGGATCTGAAAGTGGCGATGATCAATCCCGAAGATCTTCAGACCATTGACTTTATCAAAAAGAAAACGGGACTCAAAATTGTTCCGTGCCTCACTTCCGAAGAAAGCATCAGAGCCATTCTTCGCCAGTATGAAAAAAGTTTAAAGGCGGAATTCGGAGATATTATTGACCGAAGCTCGCAGGAAATAACGGAGGGGAAAGAGCCAGATGAGGACTTGGAGAAAGTGGCCCAGGATCTTCCAGTCATTCGGATTGTGGACACACTTTTAAAGCACGCCATTCTCCAGTCAGCCAGTGACATTCATATTGAGCCGGAAGAACACGAAGTGAGGGTTCGCTATCGTATTGATGGCATTCTCCATGATGCGATGAGCTTGCCCAAACAGATCCTTCTCGGAATTGTCGCCAGAATCAAAGTGCTTTCCAATCTAAAACTTGATGAACACCGCCTTCCTCAGGACGGACGCTTTAAAATTGAAAAAGACGACTATAAAATTTCTTTTCGGGTGAGTATTTTGCCGGTTTTTGACGGAGAAAAAATCGCAATGCGGCTCCTTGATGAATCGGCCAAAGGTCTCACCTTGGAAAAAATGGGCTTATGGGGAAAAGCGCTTGAGATTATTCATAGGGAAATAAAGAGACCCAATGGAATGATTTTAGTGACAGGTCCCACCGGGTCCGGCAAGACCACGACGCTCTACACCATTATGGATATTCTTAATACTCCCGAGGTCAACATTAGCACAGTGGAAGATCCAATAGAATATCGAATGCCGAGAATTAACCAGACCCAGATAAATCCCAAAATAGGATTGACCTTTGCTTCTTCACTGCGGTCTCTTCTCCGGCAGGATCCCGATATTCTGATGATAGGCGAGATCCGCGACAAGGAAACCCTGGAAATTGCTATTCACTCCGCAATGACGGGACACCTAGTTTTATCAACCCTTCACACTAACAGTGCCGCCGGAGCGCTTCCCCGGATGCTTGATATGGGCGCCGAACCATTTTTAGTGGCTTCGACTGTTAATGTTATTGCCGCCCAGCGTCTGGTGCGGCGGCTCTGTGGCGATTGCCGAACAGAGTACAATCTTACTGACAAAGAAATAAAACTTCTGGCCAGCCGTTTTAATATTGATGAAATTCTGGATTTTTTTAAAAAATCAGAACAGCTTAAAGGAATGATCAGGTCAGGCGACAAGTGGAACACCGTAAAATTTCATCGGGCCAAAGGGTGCGACCAGTGCAATCACGAAGGGTATCACGGAAGAATAGGCATTTACGAAGTTTTTGAAATTGATGATGAGATTCAGAAATTGATCACCGGACTGTCCTCGTCTGACGTGATAGAAAAAAAGGCAAGGGAAAAGGGAATGGCCACCATGACGGAGGACGGTTTTGCCAAAGCCGTTCAGGGGATAACTTCGATAGAGGAAATACTGCGGGTTACGAAGGAATAAACTTAACCACTAACCACTCATATTTTAATTAGTCATAATTTGAATTGTTATTAGTTGTTAGTTGTCAAGTTGTAAGTTTGTAAGATTATGGCTAAATTTATCTACACTGCCAAAAGCGGAAGCGGCGAGTCCAAAGGGGGAGAGATAGTGGCTCCAGATGAACGAGCGTTAGCTCAACAGCTCCGCTCGGAGGGCTTTTTGGTAACTTCGGTAAAAATGGTTGAGGAAAGAAAAAAAGGAATAGAGGTGAAGCTGCTGGACCGGTTTCTGACAGTTCCGCTAAAGGAAAAAATGATTTTTGCCCGGAACCTTGCCGTGATGATTGCTTCCGGCCTCACTGTTTCCCGAGCCATTAATAATCTTTCCGGCCAAACAAGAAACAAGCGGTTTAAGAAAATTCTCTCTGATATTTACGAGCAGCTGCAGCAAGGAAAAACATTAAGCGAGGGATTAGCCAAATATCCGGCGGTGTTCAGCGAGCTTTTTGTTAACATGGTGCGAGTGGGGGAAACAGGGGGAAACCTGGAAGAAATTTTACAGATTATTGCCGTCCAGCTGGAAAAAGAGCACGATCTTATCAGTAAAATACGGGGAGCGATGGTTTACCCCTCAGTCATTATTGTGGCAATGATTGGAATCGCCATTCTCATGCTGACATACATCCTGCCCAAGATAACCGGGGTTTTCAAGGATATGGATGTTCAGCTTCCCGCTTCCACCCGTTTTGTTATCGCCGTCAGCGATTTTCTAAGAGATCACACCATCTTGGTAACGTTTATGTTTGTATTTTTTGCCTTTTTTTTAAAGGTCTTTCTCCAGACCAAAGCGGGAAAGAAAATAGTGAGTTTTTTGGTAATTCATCTCCCAATTGTCAGGAACATAGTGATAAAAGTTAACTGCGCCAGATTCGCTAGGATCTTCAGCTCTCTTCTCAAAAGCGGCATTCCAGTAATAGATGCCTTGAAAATTGTCTCCAACACCCTGACGAATTACTACTACAAGAAGGTGATTGAAGAAAGTATCGAACAAGTCCAAAAAGGGGTAAGTATCAGCACTGTTATTACCAAGCATCCTGGAATTTTTCCGGTATTAGTCCCGCAAATGCTGGAAGTAGGCGAAGAAACCGGAAAAACGGAAGCGGTTTTAATGAAATTGGCCGAATTTTACGAGCAGGAAGTAGATCAGATCACCAAGAATATGTCCTCAATAATAGAGCCAGTGCTGATGATTATCATCGGAGGAGCGGTTGGATTCTTTGCTGTTTCCATGCTCCAGCCGATGTACAGTTTAATGGAAAATATAAAATGAAAGCTCAAAGCTTAAAGCTCAAAGCTCAAAGTTTAGAAGGTTTCAC
Coding sequences within:
- a CDS encoding type II secretion system F family protein; translated protein: MAKFIYTAKSGSGESKGGEIVAPDERALAQQLRSEGFLVTSVKMVEERKKGIEVKLLDRFLTVPLKEKMIFARNLAVMIASGLTVSRAINNLSGQTRNKRFKKILSDIYEQLQQGKTLSEGLAKYPAVFSELFVNMVRVGETGGNLEEILQIIAVQLEKEHDLISKIRGAMVYPSVIIVAMIGIAILMLTYILPKITGVFKDMDVQLPASTRFVIAVSDFLRDHTILVTFMFVFFAFFLKVFLQTKAGKKIVSFLVIHLPIVRNIVIKVNCARFARIFSSLLKSGIPVIDALKIVSNTLTNYYYKKVIEESIEQVQKGVSISTVITKHPGIFPVLVPQMLEVGEETGKTEAVLMKLAEFYEQEVDQITKNMSSIIEPVLMIIIGGAVGFFAVSMLQPMYSLMENIK
- the ychF gene encoding redox-regulated ATPase YchF, coding for MKIGIIGLPNVGKSTLFKALTKNPVDISNYPFCTIEPNVGVVRVPDDRLAKLAGISKSKKIVPTVIEFVDIAGLVRGASEGEGLGNKFLAYIREVDAIIQVVRAFSNPKITHVYNKIDPKSDIETVNTELILADLETVEKTILRLEKDIKGGRKNAAAQLEIVKKIKKNLEGGKIARSSEINFDDENVKAIIREISLLTMKPFIYVYNVSDAGSDNLEVGDEKDNAIKLDVKIEEELGEMPVEAARELSSQGIKSNLNQLVIKAYEILGLITFLTTGEDETRAWTIKKSSTAPEAGAAIHTDFKDKFIRADIINWQKLLEAGSWSKARELGWLRTEGKEYVVQDGDVIEFKI
- a CDS encoding HAMP domain-containing sensor histidine kinase, coding for MLRRKSRIGKMKKELANIFGDLNIKKQAEDLGVSVWETPSFLFILMGMIIMVVMAVIYFISRHYESPELLIVSESLVVIFIFTVGNVIIRGVENVARINKMKSEFVSIASHQLKTPLTQLNWEIELLLSRYAEGLTKKQLDIIKDVSHSHLRMAKLTNDLLDVARIDQGKMVLLEEKFDLLKLVEDVIQSEKNLAEEHNVKVKVNIPAALPEIKGDKRRTGVVVDNLLSNAIKYTDRQGEVEVSVERKDATVTACIKDNGVGIPKYQQDQVFQKFFRSDNAARYQEEGTGLGLYIAKNIIEQSGGKLWFQSEENIGSTFCLSLPLEPTKAKGKFKI
- a CDS encoding response regulator, whose amino-acid sequence is MKTKKILIVEDDSILQKTLQEFLSTEGFETTSASDGEKAVELARSGKPDLILLDIILPKKDGYEVIKDLKSDQGTRSIPIILLTNLGSMHDVEKALNLGATTYLVKADYKLEEVVAKIKEVLSIN
- a CDS encoding ATPase, T2SS/T4P/T4SS family; this translates as MRIENKQLKEFLLDANTIDKEKVNQAFTEATQARQSLGDILLKKGLISEVDLRKLYAYILGIPFVDLTKEVISSDILQIIPEPIARKYNIIAFEKSGRDLKVAMINPEDLQTIDFIKKKTGLKIVPCLTSEESIRAILRQYEKSLKAEFGDIIDRSSQEITEGKEPDEDLEKVAQDLPVIRIVDTLLKHAILQSASDIHIEPEEHEVRVRYRIDGILHDAMSLPKQILLGIVARIKVLSNLKLDEHRLPQDGRFKIEKDDYKISFRVSILPVFDGEKIAMRLLDESAKGLTLEKMGLWGKALEIIHREIKRPNGMILVTGPTGSGKTTTLYTIMDILNTPEVNISTVEDPIEYRMPRINQTQINPKIGLTFASSLRSLLRQDPDILMIGEIRDKETLEIAIHSAMTGHLVLSTLHTNSAAGALPRMLDMGAEPFLVASTVNVIAAQRLVRRLCGDCRTEYNLTDKEIKLLASRFNIDEILDFFKKSEQLKGMIRSGDKWNTVKFHRAKGCDQCNHEGYHGRIGIYEVFEIDDEIQKLITGLSSSDVIEKKAREKGMATMTEDGFAKAVQGITSIEEILRVTKE
- the groL gene encoding chaperonin GroEL (60 kDa chaperone family; promotes refolding of misfolded polypeptides especially under stressful conditions; forms two stacked rings of heptamers to form a barrel-shaped 14mer; ends can be capped by GroES; misfolded proteins enter the barrel where they are refolded when GroES binds), producing the protein MSKQIKYSTAARKKIKAGVDKVADTVKVTLGPKGRNVILDKGFGTPTITNDGVTIAKEIELEDKFENIGAELVKEVAEKTNEAAGDGTTTAAIITQALAQEGLKFVETGISPIGIRQGMEAAKNEVIKILKKNSKKISSKEETSQVATIAAESKEMGEMIAGVMEEVGKDGVITVEESQTFGLSKEIVEGMNFDKGYISPYMITDIESQTAVIKDPYILITDKKISSIAEILPILEKITRGGKKELAIIAEEVEGEALATIVVNKLRGVLSVLAVKAPEFGDNRKAMLEDIAVLTSGQVVSEEKGMKLENVELEMLGQAQKILATKDDTTIIGGKGKKKDIEARIEQIKLQIEKSDSDYDKEKLQKRMAKLSGGVAVIRVGAATETELTYMKHKMKDALAATKAAVSEGIVAGGGTALAKAVYLLSDKVKQFENHDFRAGYQTLLQALYEPLKQIVSNTGKKDPAVVLNKIVENKSINYGYNADKDIFETDMIKSGIIDPLKVTRTALENAVSVAAMLLTTEAAITDKPEKKEHGYEAAMPNMEGMI